Within the Capsicum annuum cultivar UCD-10X-F1 unplaced genomic scaffold, UCD10Xv1.1 ctg77342, whole genome shotgun sequence genome, the region agcctctcacacctacggaccggggcatccatgcccctcctcttcacatgtccgtaccatctcaatcgtgcttcccgcatattacactccactgaagtcacaccaaccttctcccggatagtctcattccgaactctatcccctcgggtcagtccacacatccagcgcaacatccgcatttctgccaccttcattttttagatgtgggagttcttaactggccaacactccgctccatacagcaaggccggacggactaccaccctatagaatttacctttaagcttgggcggcaccttcttatcacacagcacccccgatgcgagtttccacttcatccatcccgccccaatacggtgcgagacatcctcgtcaatctcaccgttactctggatcacggacccgagatacttaacaATTAACCAATGCACTAAaagtgtttaataaaatttttCCCAAAGGTTCTTTTCGATCACGATTTACTTAGATTGTCTGTCTCCCTTCAATTAAAAACGTCCATGTTATAACGAATAAGGTTCGATAAAAACAAAACCATGgattaaacatgaaatttaatgataaataaaaaaatcacttatcttatattttttaagtgactaaaaagaaaagaggctcatatttttaaaatatttaaatttaattatggtcAAAATCAAATACCGGTGAATGACGGGGTGAAAGGGGTCCATTGGTAATTGTCCATTGTTAACCGAATTAACCACCATGCTCCGCTTCACCGCCGCCACAACTACCGCCGTCCACCACCACCATCTCCGGCGACAACTCCGCACTTTTGTAAACGCAAGGGTAAAATGGGTAAAAGACCCATATCTCGATACAGcagtagagaaagagaagaatCTCAAGCCAttactttctctcaagaacttaATTCTCTCTCATCCATCAAAATCTTTACCCCTTAACACCATTTCCCCTCTTAAACCCCAACTTAATCTTCCCATTTCTGCCCTCAAGTTCATCCAAAATTACCCTTTTGTTTTCAAAACTTTTAGACCTCCAATACCCTTATCGACTTTACATGTAAAAGTTACTCCAAGTGCTGAATCTTTGCATAATGATGAGACCCTTTTGCTTAATCTTTCACATTATCGTAAAGATTTAGCGCAAAGATTAGGGAAGCTGTTGATGCTTACGAGAGCGCATAGGCTTCCTTTTTATGTTGTTgacaaatttaaatttgatttggGTTTGCCTCATGATTATTTGTTGAGCTTTTTACCTGAATTTCCTGAATATTTTCAGATTTGTCAAATGGGTTTTAAGGATTCTAATGGTTGTGAGGTATTCGGGTTGGAGTTAGTTAAATGGAGGAAGGATTTAGCTGTTTCTGCGATGGAGAAAAGGGTGGAAAGTGAGGATTTTGCTGGTGGAAAAAGAGTGCATATAAGATATTCGATGAAATTTCCAAGAGGATTTGATTTACAGAAGAAGGTGAGAAATTGGGTTGAGGAGTGGCAGAATTTGCCTTACATTTCACCTTATGAAGATGCATTTCATTTGGCTCCGAATAGTGATCAGGCGGAGAAATGGACAGTAGGAGTGATTCATGAATTGTTAAGTTTATTAGTATCGAAGAAGACGGAGAGGGAGAATATTTATTGTTTAGGGGATTATTTGGGATTTGGAATAAGGTTTCGAAAAGCTTTAGTACATCATCCTGGTATGTTTTACTTGTCGAATAAAATCAGGACGCATACTATAGTCTTGCGAGAGGCGTTTAACAAGAACATATTGGCTGAAAAACATCCGTTGATGAGAATGAGGTACAAGTATATAAGTCTCATGAACAAGGTGTTGAGAAGGGGGGTTCCAATCAATGCTGGAGCACTTAGGCACAGGAAGCGGCTGGGTTCTTTAAAAGAAAGCAACAGGAGTGGAACGGAGAAGAGGATGAGACAAGTTAGAAGTGTAGAGACTAAAAAAGATTGATTAATAGAAACAGGAGATGATTTGAATGATAACTTTCACGATCATGCATCATGCTATAAAGGCTTGTGTATTGATGGATTTGTCTATCGGTGATTCTCTGAATGTTGGTGGGAACTTGGCGATGCTCAAGAATAGAAGACTAGTAATGCTTGTGTTTACATGGATAGAAACCTTAGCGTGCACGAGAAGCCGACAACTGATGCTGAAACTATCTTTACATTCTATGATTTGGCCGTTTGCTCAGGACTATTTTCAAATTGCTTCCTCTTTGCGCCCTTTTTGAAGTTAAGGGAGACTCACGCACTAGTGCTTCATGTTCTTTTTGTGAAGGCAATAGCTCCTTGCCGGAAGGATGCGGCTTGGGAGGTCTATATCGAGCAAGGTCCAATCATCTCAAGTGAACATCCACCATTTTACGCACCTTTGTGCTACTTCCATCCTCTATTCTATCACGTCTAATCTTGGGAATATAATGCTCGAGAATAGAAGAAGGGTACAGCTTGTGTTACATGGATACACAGGTGAAAGAAACCCTAGTGTGCAGGAGAGGCTGGCAACTGCAGCTGAAACTGTGTTTATGCTGGATGATTTGGCCTTTTGCCATTCAAAATTGCTCTCTCTTTGTGCCCCTTGTGAAGTTGAGGAGACATGTGCCCTCCAAAAATGGTCATATTCTTCTTGTAGCTAATGAATGCTCCCATATATGTAACAAAAATTGTAATTGCGATGATTGTGGTGGGACGGATACAATTCAGAATCTGTATTAAAGCTTTTGGAATTCAGAATCCATATTATATACAACAATAATCAAAATAGCTAATTTAtccttttttgtatatatatttataacacgtacacttgactagttcAAATAAGTGAACAAATTAAGTCTCTGTCTCACTGTTTAGTACATATAGATATCTCAATAATTTGATTTTTCCTTCATCCTAttcattctctctttctcttctttttttttccagtttATGACGTATCATGTCTTGATTTAAACTCGATTTTCTAAATCAACCGTTTCTTTTGGTCCATTTAAAAGGAGGTTGAAGGAATTGattcttaaaatagtaaatttatactttcaattttttatatgttttaactTTAGGCCatacatacacaaccattaattcTATTGGGTCGAGGCATAAGTTGGAAAATTTGTAAAGGTTTTCCACTTGGACGTGTATAGAGAAGGGCAATAAGGCTAAAGTCCAAGACACTCAGATTCGAATTTGTAGTTGAAACATTGACACTTTGTAGGAAGTCCTTGGAATTAATTAGTGGATGCTCTAAAAAAGGATCGAGGAGTTTCATTAGTGCATgttttcaaacataattttttgctcGTTCAATCAAGTATGTTTGATCTTGATTCTAAAGATCTATATGCCGTtacaattatttacttttttcgaAATAATATAGtatttcactttatttgaaaatcaGCATTTGACCATGAATCAAATTCTTGTTACTCCTTATTTGTGTGGAATTTGGATccctaaataaaatttatcttaaATTTAGTGTTCCTTTTCAACTGTCTACTCttaaacttttcttttttctaaggCTTTAGCCTTCTCAGATTGAACAAGGCTAAAAGATTGAGGGGTGTCTTTTACTGATCTTAATAGTTAGGgaacatatatttttcttttaaaaaaaattgtgaatcTTTCGAGAACAGAATTGAAGTTGGCTGCATAAATTTTGTAACTTCCTGAAAAAGAAAATCTATAGGAAGTATAGTTCAACAAATATTGTCCCATAATGTCCTAGTTATAAAGTCAACTTTGTCCGATTAGTGGAACAAAATTTGTTACAGTTTCCTTTCGATTTCTTCCTTGCAGCCGTTACCCCAATTCACACTAGTGTGTACACACCCCCGAACTTACTTGATGAGGAATCTTTTCTCGCGAACAAACACAACCCCTACACGCACCTAAGAGCACCCCTTCCTGGATATTCATACAAGACCTGAGTAGGTGGATCGAGATCCTACGAGATATCCACTACTCTAAGTATCCTCCCAATAAGAAAATTAGTGCATAATGGTTGATAGTAAACATTAGAAAGAGAGACTTGTTTATTctctcctttttttaaaa harbors:
- the LOC107839881 gene encoding protein WHAT'S THIS FACTOR 9, mitochondrial, coding for MLRFTAATTTAVHHHHLRRQLRTFVNARVKWVKDPYLDTAVEKEKNLKPLLSLKNLILSHPSKSLPLNTISPLKPQLNLPISALKFIQNYPFVFKTFRPPIPLSTLHVKVTPSAESLHNDETLLLNLSHYRKDLAQRLGKLLMLTRAHRLPFYVVDKFKFDLGLPHDYLLSFLPEFPEYFQICQMGFKDSNGCEVFGLELVKWRKDLAVSAMEKRVESEDFAGGKRVHIRYSMKFPRGFDLQKKVRNWVEEWQNLPYISPYEDAFHLAPNSDQAEKWTVGVIHELLSLLVSKKTERENIYCLGDYLGFGIRFRKALVHHPGMFYLSNKIRTHTIVLREAFNKNILAEKHPLMRMRYKYISLMNKVLRRGVPINAGALRHRKRLGSLKESNRSGTEKRMRQVRSVETKKD